CATTCGTGCGCTCCTAGACCAGGGGTCGCAGGCTTCGTTTGTAACCGAATCTACGGTACAATATTtgggtttaaaaaaaactgtccaCACCAGTCAGATAGCAGGGCTGGGAGGAAATAAGGCAATAGTCTCTAAGACTATGGTCACCATGGAAATAAAATCTCAGTACAAAccagattttaaaattttaattaaagcacacgtgttaaaaaatataacctcTCTCTTGCCAACTAGGAAAGTGGAAGCCAAAGAATGGCAGGAACTTGAAGGTTTAGTGCTTGCTGATCCGGAATACTTCAGTTCAAATCACATCGATCTTCTTTTGGGTGCGGACGTATATGGAATAATCCTGCAGGAGGGTATGATGAAAAATCCTGAAGGAACCCTAATAGCACAAGCAACTAGTCTCGGCTGGATTCTGTCCGGAACTATAAGCTGTAATACCAAACGCTCATCTTGTATAAGTGTAATGCATTGCTGCGAAAGTGAGGACTTGTTGAAGAAATTTTGGGAACTAGAGACAGACGTTCCGAAACAAAAATCCAGTATGTTTACAGAGGAAGAAAGGCTTTGCGAACAACTTTTCAGTCAGACTACCAAAAGAGATCCCAATGGGCGGTATATAGTTCAGCTCCCTTTCAAAAATGGATATCCTGAAGTCACAGGGTCTAGAGACATCGCCGAAAATCTTCTTAAATCGTTAGAAGTCAAGTTCAGCAAAGACCCGATtctgaaatcaaaatatcacgaggtaataaatgaatatcttACGCTGGATCACATGGAAGAAGTACCACCAGAAGATATAAATAATCCTAGGGCGATATACTTACCTCATCACGCCGTTATCAGAAATGATAAAGAAACTACGAAGGTCAGAATTGTTTACGATGCATCCTGCAAAGGTAAAAACAATCTATCACTCAATGATCAGTTGTTGGTTGGACCTACCTTGCAGCCAGAATTGCggcatataattattaagtggAGGTGTTCACCGATTTGTATGTCAGCTGACATCGTAAAGATGTACCGGCAGGTTAAAGTGCAAAGGCAAGACGCAGATTGTCAAAGAATACTGTGGAGAAACAATAAAAACGagcctataaaatattataggcaCACTCGAGTTACCTTTGGCACATCTTCTGCTCCATATCTAGCAGTGAAGGCTCTGCAACAAGTTGCTCTTGATCATAGTGCTGATTATCCGTTGGCAGTCGAAAGAGTTTTCAACGATTTTTACGTAGATGATCTTATGACAGGAGTTCAAAC
This window of the Vanessa cardui chromosome 5, ilVanCard2.1, whole genome shotgun sequence genome carries:
- the LOC124529821 gene encoding uncharacterized protein LOC124529821, producing MIISGTYSFYCEASLGSSDLSCSLVLRAGCVSSDVTRRKVQVFDYGAWWIVVTGAGGTAKPLLLLATGEYLGAGHVTGEAEQLLRHIPIQESNFERCWQLLEERCSVCKRTHHSLLHPTGANSSEVNKTECVVNSSEGATTSFANASPSSLMVSCVAAGKKQQQVLLATAVVKAICKNGNEYSIRALLDQGSQASFVTESTVQYLGLKKTVHTSQIAGLGGNKAIVSKTMVTMEIKSQYKPDFKILIKAHVLKNITSLLPTRKVEAKEWQELEGLVLADPEYFSSNHIDLLLGADVYGIILQEGMMKNPEGTLIAQATSLGWILSGTISCNTKRSSCISVMHCCESEDLLKKFWELETDVPKQKSSMFTEEERLCEQLFSQTTKRDPNGRYIVQLPFKNGYPEVTGSRDIAENLLKSLEVKFSKDPILKSKYHEVINEYLTLDHMEEVPPEDINNPRAIYLPHHAVIRNDKETTKVRIVYDASCKGKNNLSLNDQLLVGPTLQPELRHIIIKWRCSPICMSADIVKMYRQVKVQRQDADCQRILWRNNKNEPIKYYRHTRVTFGTSSAPYLAVKALQQVALDHSADYPLAVERVFNDFYVDDLMTGVQTCEEGKQVFVEMNELLSKAGFSLQKWNSNNDNLVMEMNKKENGKQDIKEGIKIKEDEITKILGLTWNRSDDTFRYAD